The Sulfurimonas sp. genome includes the window ATATTATCTTTTATATTAAGATTTGCTTTTATAGTGTAGATACTATTTTCTATAGTATGTTCTTCTATACAACCTTCCATTTCCCCATCTGAAAATGTCATACTATTTGGAACATAGTTATCGAAACCATAAGTTTGTTCGTTAAAAGACATAAAAATTCCTTTTGCAAGAGTATAAATTCCTTTTTTAAGATTATCAGTATTGATTTTGATAATTGTTATTTAGTATACTATAAACTAAATAAACTTCAAATTAAAGGTATAAAATGAAATATAAAATAACACTATCACTTATAACTGCGGTATGTTTATCAAATAATATCTATGCAAAAGATGTACAAAAACTAGATATAGTAACGGTAACAGCTCAAAAAGTAGAAGAAAATGCACAGCGTGTCCCTATATCGTTAACTGTATTTGATGAGTTTGCAATAGAAGATAAAAAAATTGAAACTATTGAAGATATAGCTCAATACACTCCAAATCTAATGATGTTTTCTTATGGTAGAAGTGATGCTATCTCTCCATCACTTAGAGGAGTGAGTTCAAATATCGTAAATCAAGATGTAACAGTTGGAGTTTATATAGATGGTGTACCTATGTTTGATGGTTGGTCTTTAAATGAAACTTTAAACGATATACAAAGAATAGAAGTACTAAAAGGACCACAAGGCACACTCTATGGTAAAAATACAGAAACAGGGGTAATCAATATTATTACAAAACAACCAAATAATGAAACTATATTAAAGTCAACTTTAGAGCTAGGAAATGACAACAAAAGACAAATAAAATTAAATGCAAGCGGTGCAATCATAAAAGATAAACTGTATGGAGGAGTATCAGTAAATCACTATGAAAAAGATGGTTTTTTAAAAGATAAAGTTACAGGTAAAATCTTGGATGATAGACAAAGAGACTCAGGGAAAATAAACCTAAGATATACGCCAACAGATAAACTAGATATTTCGTTTATAAACTCTATTATGAAACTTAATGATGGAGGTGCAAGATGGGGAATGGCAAATCAAACAAGAAATGATATATCAAGTGATGTAGAGAGTTACAATAAGTCTAAAATAATAAATAGTTCCTTGAAAATAAAATACGATATTTCAAATTATAGTTTTTTAGAATCTGTTACAACAAGAAGGTTTTTTCACAATGCTTCACTTGGCGATTGGGATTTTACAAATGATCCAAACAAAAAATATCACTTGACTCTTGATAGTGAAACGACATCTTATTCTCAGGAGTTAAGATACAATCATAATCTTATAAATGATAGATTAAATTTACTTTTAGGTGTTTATACAGATACTGTAGATGAAGATAAATCTCTTTTATTTGAAACTATTCCAGCTTATGGTGGGACTTTACTTAGTCTTTCTACTTTTAATAATAGATCATTAGGAATTTTTGCCCATGCAAAATATGCTCTTACTAATAAATTAAAAGTTTTAGGAGGGATAAGATTTGATAAGGATACAAAAAAGTATAAAGATAGTTCAATATCAATAGATGAAAGCAAAGATTATACAGCTACTTCTCCTAAACTAGGACTGGAATATCAAATAGATAAAGATATTATGACTTTTTTAACCATCTCAAAAGGATATAGAGCAGGAGGATTTAATGAAGCATTAAATACAAGTAAAGATGATATTTTTTATGATAAAGAATCTTTAACATCTTATGAAATAGGAATAAAAAGTTTACTTTTTAACAATAGACTTCTTTTTAATGCAAATATATACTATATGGATATAAAAGATATGCAGGTTACAGAAGTAATATCTCCAAGACTTGAAATAGTAACAAATGCAGGAGAAGCACACTCTCAAGGTTTTGAAATAGAAACACAATATCAGATAAATGATAGTTTAGAAATATTTGCAAATATAGGATATAACATCACTATATTTGACAAATACACAGACAATACTTTTGATATGATGGGAAATCCAATGGGGACAGTAGATTACAAAGGTAAAATCAACCCTTTTGCTCCCAAATATAACTATAGTATCGGTGCTCAGTATAGAGATGCTAGTGGATATTATGCAAGAGTAGATATAAATGGCTATGGGAAAATGTATTTTGATAAAGCAAATGAATATGAAAGAAAAGCTTATACACTAGTAAATACAAAGATAGGTTATGAGCATAATAATTTTGACATTTATTTTTATGCAAAAAATTTATTTGATAAAAAATATGATTCTAAAGGGTTTAATAAATTTTATACTATTTATTCTGATCCTAGAGAAATTGGGGTACAGTTGGTTTATAGGTTTTAATAATCTCGATAAAACTCTAAATCTATTTTAGGGTTTTATCAAATAATATTTCTAATGCTCGTGACTATGATCATGTTTTGGTTTTAAAAATGTATATAGCATCAAAGTAAACATAGTAACTGTACTTACAGTATCAAGCAAAGAAAACTCATTTGCATGACTATGTATATCAAATACTTCTAAATTATAAAAGAAATTATCAAAAACATATCCAAAAAATATACTTAAAACTGAAATAACACCTAAATATATAAAGAGTGATTTTTCTCCAAACATGGAAGCTACCACACCCATAGTCACAGAATTTGTAGCAGGTCCTGCACTTAAAAATACAAATACAGCTCCACTACTCATACCACTTAGTAAAAAGGCTGCAGCAATTGGTAAGGATGCTGTTGCACAAACATACAAAGGTAGACTTATAACTAGAATAGCAATATATGTTAAGAACTGATATTCAAAGAGTGGTTGTAAAAGTTCTTTTGGTAGTAAACTTGTGAAAATACCACCGATTATTAGTCCTATAAAAAGTCCTACATATATATCTTTAAAGAGTACATTAAAAGCATAGTTAAAACTCTCTTTTATACTAAATCTTGAATTTTTTGCATGAGTATCTCCGCTACAACAACTTGTTTCACAAGTATTTTCATCGCTAACTTCACTAGGTTTGTCTACAGAAAAAGTTATAGCTTTTTCTTTTTTTTCATCTTGTTTATCTACATAGTTTTGAAAAATACCTGTAACTATAGCAATAATAATAGCTGTAACAACTCTATAAATAGTGAAAATCCAACCAAAAAAACTGTAAGTAGCCATAATAGAATCAGCACCAGTAATAGGAGTAGCTATTAAAAAACTCTGAACAGCACCTTTACTAGCACCTTCTTTTTGTAAAGATTTGGCAAGAGGAATAACACTACACGAACACACAGGCATAGGTATACCAAATATCGTAGCTTTTATAACTGAACTTATTTTATTTGCTCCTAGTTGCGAACTTATAAAATCATCAGGTATTAGTTGCTTTAATACACCAGCGATTAAAAGACCTATCAAAATATAAAAACTCATTGCATCTGATAAAATCATTATATTGTCAAATATCTTTAATAATATTTCCATTGTTTTCTCCTTAATATACTATAGGGGGGTATAGTATATTATAGAAACTTTAAATCTGCTTAGTCTCAATAAATATAATTTTTTAATCCTTTAAGAATAAAAGATACTCCCTTTATAATAAATCTTGTGTTTATTAAGAAGGTATACTATATACTATACCCCTATATAGTATAATAAAAGGAATCAAAATGGCATATTGTTGTGATGTAGAGAGAAAAAAACTTCAAAATAGAATAAACAGAATTGCAGGGCAAGTAAACTCTTTAAAAAATAAGTTTGCAGATGATGAGTTTAACTTAGATACAGATCCTTATGAAACATTAAGACAACTTACAGCTATCAAAGGTGCTGTAAATGGAATGATAACATCGTATGTAGAACATTATGCAAAAGGTCATATGATAGAAAAAATCAAAAATGGAAATAGTGCAGAAAGCGAAGCCCAAATTGATAATTTATTAGAGATTATAAAGGTGTTTGGTAAATAGATAAATATTTTAGAAACAATACTTCCGATTTTTCATCAAATCCTTAGGTAAAACTCCAAATTTATGAGAAAAAGCTGTACTAAAACTTTGAGTAAATTTATATCCTATATGATGTGAAATTTCATTTATATTCATATCTCCATCAGTTAAAAGTTTTTTTGCATATTCCAATTTATAATTT containing:
- a CDS encoding metal/formaldehyde-sensitive transcriptional repressor, with product MAYCCDVERKKLQNRINRIAGQVNSLKNKFADDEFNLDTDPYETLRQLTAIKGAVNGMITSYVEHYAKGHMIEKIKNGNSAESEAQIDNLLEIIKVFGK
- a CDS encoding SO_0444 family Cu/Zn efflux transporter — its product is MEILLKIFDNIMILSDAMSFYILIGLLIAGVLKQLIPDDFISSQLGANKISSVIKATIFGIPMPVCSCSVIPLAKSLQKEGASKGAVQSFLIATPITGADSIMATYSFFGWIFTIYRVVTAIIIAIVTGIFQNYVDKQDEKKEKAITFSVDKPSEVSDENTCETSCCSGDTHAKNSRFSIKESFNYAFNVLFKDIYVGLFIGLIIGGIFTSLLPKELLQPLFEYQFLTYIAILVISLPLYVCATASLPIAAAFLLSGMSSGAVFVFLSAGPATNSVTMGVVASMFGEKSLFIYLGVISVLSIFFGYVFDNFFYNLEVFDIHSHANEFSLLDTVSTVTMFTLMLYTFLKPKHDHSHEH
- a CDS encoding TonB-dependent receptor — translated: MKYKITLSLITAVCLSNNIYAKDVQKLDIVTVTAQKVEENAQRVPISLTVFDEFAIEDKKIETIEDIAQYTPNLMMFSYGRSDAISPSLRGVSSNIVNQDVTVGVYIDGVPMFDGWSLNETLNDIQRIEVLKGPQGTLYGKNTETGVINIITKQPNNETILKSTLELGNDNKRQIKLNASGAIIKDKLYGGVSVNHYEKDGFLKDKVTGKILDDRQRDSGKINLRYTPTDKLDISFINSIMKLNDGGARWGMANQTRNDISSDVESYNKSKIINSSLKIKYDISNYSFLESVTTRRFFHNASLGDWDFTNDPNKKYHLTLDSETTSYSQELRYNHNLINDRLNLLLGVYTDTVDEDKSLLFETIPAYGGTLLSLSTFNNRSLGIFAHAKYALTNKLKVLGGIRFDKDTKKYKDSSISIDESKDYTATSPKLGLEYQIDKDIMTFLTISKGYRAGGFNEALNTSKDDIFYDKESLTSYEIGIKSLLFNNRLLFNANIYYMDIKDMQVTEVISPRLEIVTNAGEAHSQGFEIETQYQINDSLEIFANIGYNITIFDKYTDNTFDMMGNPMGTVDYKGKINPFAPKYNYSIGAQYRDASGYYARVDINGYGKMYFDKANEYERKAYTLVNTKIGYEHNNFDIYFYAKNLFDKKYDSKGFNKFYTIYSDPREIGVQLVYRF